GCCTAAGCGTGTAGACTAGCTAGGGCCGACCTGTCTTCAATGAGGAAAGCTTAAAGGTAGGAATTAACTAGTTATTAGTTATATCTTTAGTTTGTAGTTGAACTGCGTGTGGAACGGATGTGGGCATTGCGaatttaataaagaacattcTAGTCAATTGTGAATAAAAGTTCACGTGTCAGCTCcagaattttctaaattattttttgctccacaccaGTTACTTACCATATTGGCCTGTTTATGCCAGCCAAGACCAGATTGCTTGTATCGTGTCATCCACGGGCTTTGCTTGGGTCATTGAAAACAAATTAAATCAGCTattatatatttagccatacGGGTAGGGATGGCAATTTGACCCATCAAACCCATTTTCTGTAGGTAATCGATCCGAACGGTTCGGTTTTGGGGATTAAATTTCGGGTAttttacggttatgggtaacctcATGTAAATTTTTTGGTTTCGGGTTTGGTTATGGTTATTGGGGTATCCGCCCCGAACCTATACCCAAAACCGAACTGGTTTTGAATTAATACAAAAATATCAATATTTATTATATAGAGAAGAGAGTTATCAATAATCattaataatataaattatattCTTATCAATTATTAATAGTATTAATCTCGTTTTTAACAATATTTATtacggaagaggatcctctcctaagctcaggatgaggatcctcctgaccaaccCATATGGGttgttcaaatttaatccaacggctccAAACAGACAgaccctctaaaagttataataattgcaacCATTAGATTAAGTTTGAACGGCCCAGATGGACTGGTCTGGAGGATCCCCAtcctgagctcaggagaggatcctcttccattTATCACATGCATTGTTTGTATCAATTGTATTAATAACACTATTtagtatttaatatttaatctTATTGAATATATGATGTATATGCATTGTATCAGTaatctatttaattttttatttaaaatttactatttaattaataatataaaaatattataatgggAAAAACCGTTGCCCGAAAGAAAATCCGTTACCCAATGGGTTTGGTTATGGGGAAAACCTGTTTGGAGATTCTACGGTTTCGAGTTCGGGTACGAGGATGGCACATCCGAACCCGATCCGCCTCATTGCCATCCCTACATACGGGAAATAAAGATAAACAATAAGCTCATCTGTATACTCAATTGTAGTTAAAATTAGGAACGGTTATTGTACACTCCAATATAGTCAGTTTATATAATTCAGTAGTAGCATTCAGTTatgtgagagagaaagagagatcaGACCCGGATAGCAGGTGCTGCCTGGGCTGGTGTACGCCATGTTCGGTGAAGACAGTATATTGGTGTGGCAGTAATGGGGACAATTAGAAAACTGACAGATAAGAGAGGGTTGGCGATCGATTGGGGTGTCACATTCCATGCAAAACCTTGTCAAGCGAACAGTCCCTTGCATAAACCTCATATTCATTGTCAGATCAACCTTGCATTGCATACCCTTAATTAGCTAATATACAATAAGCCATTTTCTAGCTACCTTCTCAAATTTTAAGGTAGAGAGGGAATCGATCAAGTTATTTGAACCGTAGTATGGTAAATTACTTAACTGTATGGAGGAGGAGACCTAGAGTTCTTATTTTCCAACATCACCTTATTTTCACCTTGCCATTGACCCTTGATCATGTAAAAGGGCCAAAACTAATTGCATGCATCACTCTAGCCATCTATATGTGCTAGAATCTTAACCTTGCCTTCAACGTTAATTAGCAGTCCATATTTCAGTTGTGTAAAAATATGCTACCCTCCATATGTCATGAGAAAGACAATATAAcccattaattcaattatatattGTTTAAGATGAAGTAAATACAAACATATTCCTATTAAAACTAGCTTATACACAAATATATGGTTTAATTGGAGCAATAATGATCCCGGGATCTTAATTAGTTAAATGTTCCTAAACTAAAAACTCGTGAGTATTCCTCTCTAAATTACTTATTACGATTTGTAGCAAAAGTCTTTGTGGGTAACTTCGTTATAATATATCCATCCATTA
The nucleotide sequence above comes from Malus sylvestris chromosome 16, drMalSylv7.2, whole genome shotgun sequence. Encoded proteins:
- the LOC126607406 gene encoding uncharacterized protein LOC126607406 isoform X3, producing MQCKVDLTMNMRFMQGTVRLTRFCMECDTPIDRQPSLICQFSNCPHYCHTNILSSPNMAYTSPGSTCYPGMAMRRIGFGCAILVPELETVESPNSPWMTRYKQSGLGWHKQANMEKEVSIPRSSQGQAI
- the LOC126607406 gene encoding uncharacterized protein LOC126607406 isoform X2 encodes the protein MNMRFMQGTVRLTRFCMECDTPIDRQPSLICQFSNCPHYCHTNILSSPNMAYTSPGSTCYPGMAMRRIGFGCAILVPELETVESPNRKRKFPYPDHRKAKLYDDPLLFPSLLHNIIWTGVYVEPHQLGAWQDL
- the LOC126607406 gene encoding uncharacterized protein LOC126607406 isoform X4; the protein is MECDTPIDRQPSLICQFSNCPHYCHTNILSSPNMAYTSPGSTCYPGMAMRRIGFGCAILVPELETVESPNRKRKFPYPDHRKAKLYDDPLLFPSLLHNIIWTGVYVEPHQLGAWQDL
- the LOC126607406 gene encoding uncharacterized protein LOC126607406 isoform X1 → MQCKVDLTMNMRFMQGTVRLTRFCMECDTPIDRQPSLICQFSNCPHYCHTNILSSPNMAYTSPGSTCYPGMAMRRIGFGCAILVPELETVESPNRKRKFPYPDHRKAKLYDDPLLFPSLLHNIIWTGVYVEPHQLGAWQDL